A single region of the Cereibacter sphaeroides 2.4.1 genome encodes:
- a CDS encoding TRAP transporter permease yields the protein MSAPSAAPGPASSAVHAPDVHEEVTEGLPPGFGPGIMGKVAFWIAVAFSLFQLWTAGYGTLPSQVVRAMHVGFLLLLGFGLVGNLLARTAVTRAIFWGLGLIGFGTGIYNWVLYEELIRRTGFLTHADLVVGTVLVVLVFEASRRLMGWPLAIIAGLFLAYCFLGQHMPPPFIHRGYDFEQIVEHFAFGTEGIYGTPIYVSSAYIFIFVVFAAFLERAGMLNLFNDFALGLVGGVRGGPAQVAVLSSALMGTISGSGVANVVASGQFTIPMMKRFGFKPAFAGGVEATASMGGQIMPPVMGAVAFIMAETLNVPYAAVVQAAILPAVLYFGVVFWMVWLQAGRDGLRGLPRSELPNPWHAVRDQWPLILPLAALVYLLFAGYTPIFAGTMGLALVAVLILGTPLAAMIGPMAFRLVFWVALGLASAAFLKLGVNFLVLVIGLLVLACALFKGARPTIGILRDALAQGARNALPVGIACAIVGIVIGTLTLTGIASTFIGAIIAIGRDNLFLSLVLTMITCLVLGMGIPTIPNYIITSSLAGPALLDLGVPLLVSHMFVFYFGIMADLTPPVALACFAAGPIAKAPGLKISLQAVRLAAAGFVIPFMAVYTPSLMLQDGGAIAETWGYPVEVVYIFLKAVLAIGLWGVAVVGQLFGRATMLERALALAAGVSLVLALPATDEVGFALAVATLLLHWLRVRRAARAA from the coding sequence ATGTCCGCACCCTCTGCCGCCCCCGGGCCGGCCTCTTCCGCCGTTCATGCCCCCGATGTCCACGAGGAAGTCACCGAGGGCCTGCCGCCCGGCTTCGGCCCCGGCATCATGGGCAAGGTGGCCTTCTGGATCGCCGTCGCCTTCTCGCTCTTCCAGCTCTGGACCGCGGGCTACGGCACCCTGCCGAGCCAGGTCGTGCGGGCGATGCATGTGGGCTTCCTGCTGCTTCTCGGCTTCGGCCTCGTGGGCAACCTCCTCGCCAGGACCGCGGTCACGCGGGCAATCTTCTGGGGGCTCGGGCTGATCGGCTTCGGCACCGGGATCTACAACTGGGTGCTCTACGAGGAGCTGATCCGGCGCACGGGCTTTCTCACCCATGCCGATCTCGTGGTGGGCACCGTGCTCGTGGTGCTGGTGTTCGAGGCCAGCCGCCGGCTGATGGGATGGCCGCTCGCCATCATCGCGGGCCTCTTCCTCGCCTACTGCTTTCTCGGCCAGCACATGCCGCCGCCCTTCATCCACCGCGGCTACGATTTCGAGCAGATCGTCGAGCATTTCGCCTTCGGCACCGAGGGGATCTACGGCACGCCGATCTATGTGAGCTCGGCCTATATCTTCATCTTCGTGGTCTTCGCGGCCTTCCTCGAACGGGCGGGGATGCTGAACCTCTTCAACGATTTCGCGCTCGGCCTCGTGGGCGGCGTGCGCGGCGGGCCTGCACAGGTGGCGGTGCTTTCCTCGGCGCTGATGGGGACGATCTCGGGCTCGGGCGTGGCCAATGTGGTGGCCTCGGGCCAGTTCACCATCCCGATGATGAAGCGCTTCGGCTTCAAGCCCGCTTTCGCGGGCGGGGTCGAGGCCACGGCCTCGATGGGCGGGCAGATCATGCCGCCGGTGATGGGGGCCGTGGCCTTCATCATGGCCGAGACGCTGAACGTGCCCTATGCCGCCGTCGTGCAGGCCGCGATCCTGCCGGCCGTGCTCTATTTCGGCGTGGTGTTCTGGATGGTCTGGCTTCAGGCCGGGCGCGACGGTCTGCGCGGCCTGCCGCGGTCGGAGCTGCCGAACCCGTGGCATGCGGTGCGCGACCAGTGGCCGCTGATCCTGCCTCTGGCGGCGCTCGTCTATCTGCTCTTCGCGGGCTACACGCCGATCTTCGCCGGCACGATGGGCCTCGCGCTGGTGGCCGTGCTGATCCTCGGCACGCCGCTTGCTGCCATGATCGGGCCCATGGCCTTCCGGCTCGTCTTCTGGGTTGCGCTGGGTCTCGCCTCCGCCGCCTTCCTGAAGCTCGGCGTCAACTTCCTCGTGCTGGTGATCGGCCTTCTCGTGCTGGCCTGCGCCCTCTTCAAGGGCGCGCGCCCGACCATCGGCATCCTCCGCGATGCTCTGGCGCAGGGTGCGCGCAACGCGCTGCCGGTGGGCATCGCCTGCGCCATCGTGGGCATCGTCATCGGTACGCTGACGCTGACGGGCATCGCCTCGACCTTCATCGGCGCGATCATCGCCATCGGGCGGGACAACCTGTTCCTGTCGCTGGTCCTCACCATGATCACCTGCCTCGTCCTCGGCATGGGGATCCCGACCATCCCGAACTATATCATCACCTCCTCGCTCGCGGGGCCGGCGCTTCTCGATCTCGGCGTGCCGCTTCTCGTGAGCCACATGTTCGTCTTCTACTTCGGCATCATGGCGGACCTCACCCCGCCGGTGGCGCTGGCCTGTTTCGCGGCCGGTCCCATCGCCAAGGCGCCGGGGCTGAAGATCTCGCTGCAGGCGGTGCGTCTGGCGGCCGCGGGCTTCGTGATCCCCTTCATGGCGGTCTACACGCCGTCGCTCATGCTGCAGGACGGAGGCGCCATCGCCGAGACCTGGGGCTACCCGGTCGAGGTGGTCTATATCTTCCTCAAGGCGGTGCTGGCCATCGGCCTATGGGGCGTGGCGGTCGTGGGGCAGCTCTTCGGGCGGGCGACGATGCTCGAGCGGGCGCTTGCGCTGGCGGCCGGCGTGTCGCTGGTCCTTGCCCTTCCGGCGACGGACGAGGTGGGCTTCGCCCTCGCGGTGGCGACGCTGCTCCTGCACTGGCTGCGCGTGCGGCGCGCGGCGCGGGCCGCATGA
- a CDS encoding BRO-N domain-containing protein: protein MLEGNPWFILRDVLIALGYNLGPRTQTPNVSVAARKLASDEAQLYRIQVKVVSRSGAREVMLISESGLNKLVMRPDKPEAKKFQDWVTREVLPSIRKTGTYTMPGGVGPIEGDTSVLTRLNEDPPPDDLQLNRKQLKVTPRWAPSGAPC from the coding sequence ATGCTCGAGGGGAACCCGTGGTTCATCCTGCGGGATGTTCTGATCGCCCTCGGCTACAACCTCGGCCCCCGCACCCAAACGCCCAACGTTTCGGTTGCGGCCCGCAAGTTGGCCTCCGATGAAGCTCAGTTGTATCGGATACAAGTGAAGGTTGTCTCCCGTTCTGGCGCGCGGGAAGTCATGCTCATCAGCGAAAGCGGCCTCAACAAGCTGGTCATGCGCCCGGACAAACCTGAGGCGAAGAAGTTTCAAGATTGGGTCACCCGCGAGGTTCTCCCGAGCATCCGCAAGACGGGCACCTACACGATGCCGGGGGGCGTTGGTCCGATCGAGGGAGATACCTCTGTTTTAACCAGATTGAACGAAGACCCGCCGCCTGATGACCTTCAGTTGAATCGGAAACAACTGAAGGTCACCCCCCGCTGGGCCCCTTCAGGAGCGCCTTGTTGA
- a CDS encoding DUF1850 domain-containing protein has translation MSLCVAAGAAVLSLAASSFTLSWTHSVEHVEWWERWEVTEAGLRPVEARIQGSGAGMELPPDAWREADGWHYVPRLPPQREVRLAASGMTGGGWRLCAAGRCHDLGAAAIEGIRLWQSADCG, from the coding sequence ATGAGCCTCTGCGTCGCGGCGGGGGCGGCGGTGCTGTCCCTCGCCGCCTCGAGCTTCACGCTGAGCTGGACGCATTCGGTCGAGCATGTGGAGTGGTGGGAACGCTGGGAGGTGACCGAGGCAGGCCTGCGCCCGGTCGAGGCCCGGATTCAAGGATCGGGGGCAGGGATGGAGCTTCCGCCCGATGCCTGGCGCGAGGCCGACGGCTGGCACTATGTGCCGCGCCTGCCGCCCCAGCGCGAGGTGCGGCTCGCGGCCTCGGGCATGACGGGCGGCGGCTGGCGGCTCTGCGCCGCCGGCCGGTGCCACGATCTGGGCGCCGCGGCGATCGAGGGGATCCGCCTCTGGCAGTCGGCGGACTGCGGCTGA
- a CDS encoding transposase has protein sequence MNGAWVADVARRHDLTRQHIYQWRAEFRRRGESLTEETGFLPVETTSENCVPSVPAATIPVEVVLVNG, from the coding sequence GTGAATGGGGCGTGGGTTGCAGATGTCGCCCGTCGTCATGACCTGACCCGGCAGCACATCTACCAGTGGCGGGCCGAGTTCCGGCGGCGGGGCGAAAGCCTGACGGAGGAGACCGGGTTCCTGCCGGTCGAGACGACATCCGAGAACTGCGTCCCGTCGGTTCCCGCGGCGACCATACCGGTCGAGGTCGTGCTCGTGAACGGCTGA